Proteins co-encoded in one Arthrobacter sp. ERGS1:01 genomic window:
- a CDS encoding DUF1684 domain-containing protein, translated as MSLHTSTETRADTFATDWQHWHANHEHLRSDPHGFLAVTELHWLGTEATALAGAPGTWRVEDDVVRVALGEGDSLRRDGVELNTGTGELAFGPIAERDGFNLGYGETVLELAKRGGEYILRPRDPANALLRNYQGTPAYAPDEGFAVPARYEPFRQPRETTVGAAVEGIHHVYQAPGQLRFRLGGQEQSLTVFNGHAPGTFTVLFTDATSGVTTYAANRSLTFSAPETGGPVVLDFNRAVNLPCAYTDLATCPLPPAENHLTVAVEAGEKTPLEREGSL; from the coding sequence CCCGGGCGGACACCTTCGCCACCGACTGGCAGCACTGGCACGCCAACCATGAGCACCTGCGCAGCGACCCCCACGGCTTCCTGGCCGTCACCGAGCTGCATTGGCTGGGGACCGAGGCCACGGCGCTCGCCGGCGCGCCGGGCACCTGGCGGGTGGAGGACGACGTCGTGCGCGTCGCCTTGGGCGAGGGGGACAGCCTGCGCCGCGACGGCGTGGAACTGAACACCGGCACCGGCGAACTCGCCTTCGGACCCATCGCGGAGCGCGACGGCTTCAACCTTGGCTACGGCGAGACCGTGCTGGAACTGGCCAAGCGAGGCGGCGAGTACATCCTGCGCCCGCGGGACCCTGCGAACGCGCTGCTGCGCAACTACCAAGGCACGCCCGCCTACGCCCCGGATGAAGGGTTTGCGGTGCCGGCCCGCTATGAGCCGTTCCGGCAGCCGCGCGAGACCACGGTGGGTGCCGCCGTCGAAGGCATCCACCACGTCTATCAGGCCCCCGGCCAGCTCCGATTCCGGCTCGGCGGACAGGAACAATCACTCACCGTGTTCAACGGGCACGCCCCCGGCACGTTCACCGTGCTGTTCACCGACGCCACCTCCGGGGTGACCACCTACGCGGCCAACCGCTCGCTGACGTTCTCCGCCCCGGAGACCGGCGGACCCGTTGTGCTGGACTTCAACCGGGCCGTGAACCTGCCATGCGCCTACACGGACCTGGCCACCTGCCCGCTGCCACCGGCGGAGAACCACCTCACGGTGGCCGTCGAGGCCGGCGAAAAGACCCCGCTTGAGCGCGAGGGCTCCCTGTGA